A part of Scleropages formosus chromosome 3, fSclFor1.1, whole genome shotgun sequence genomic DNA contains:
- the syngr2a gene encoding synaptogyrin-2a, with translation MESGAYGASLAGGSFDCVAFLKQPQTIVRVLSWVFAIVVFATITGEGYINTSAENAKCMFNENDGACSYAVFVGVVAFLSCVFFLVLDAYFPQISNAKERKYIVTADLGFSGLWTFLWFICFCYLANQWSHTNKTDNVIVDAARAVVAFSFFSIITWGLLVFFAVRRYREGVTEFSQNYTDPANDHTTPYPPYATTVPQGYQQSPFSSNTEQQGDGGYQPPAY, from the exons ATGGAGTCGGGCGCGTACGGGGCTTCGCTGGCGGGGGGCTCCTTCGACTGCGTCGCGTTCCTCAAACAGCCGCAAACGATCGTGCGCGTCCTCAGCTGG GTGTTTGCCATTGTGGTTTTTGCGACCATCACAGGAGAAGGCTACATCAACACAAGTGCTGAAAATGCCAAGTGCATGTTTAACGAGAACGACGGTGCCTGTAGCTATGCAGTGTTTGTTGGAGTGGTGGCCTTCCTGTCCTGCGTTTTCTTCCTGGTGCTGGACGCCTACTTCCCCCAGATCAGCAATGCCAAGGAAAGGAAATACATAGTCACTGCCGATCTGGGCTTCTCAG GCCTGTGGACATTCCTGTGGTTCATCTGTTTCTGCTACTTGGCCAACCAGTGGTCACACACCAACAAAACTGATAACGTCATTGTGGATGCTGCACGGGCTGTGGTggccttctctttcttctccatAATCACTTGG GGGCTGCTGGTCTTTTTTGCTGTGCGAAGATACCGTGAAGGAGTGACTGAATTTAGTCAGAACTACACAGATCCAGCAAATGACCACACCACCCCCTACCCTCCATACGCCACCACTGTCCCACAAGGCTACCAGCAGTCCCCCTTCTCTtccaacacagagcagcagggagATGGAGGCTACCAGCCTCCAGCCTACTAA
- the LOC108922517 gene encoding transmembrane channel-like protein 6, whose product MHRNVCFDLDLHSAEAAAGSPVDEGVVDHLLLSPMEDQSSSQKTSLEALEMEGLSTGGRAGDPKDMRKKPSSQGCQSGQGRHGKRQNESGWSRATLQVLSSMPSHTISRSQSAIFSFYFNRLHIRRHRQSLSTTRNLSCSFQINRNAGPDSEQEERERLAINLQRLSTGDRVRLLRKMPLSLAEKCKLRKGTGNQRCTQSISVSNMSLCSSIKYYSVMAVQVIWYSWLSFLKSLHLWQGVQKNVSGRFGTGVLSYFIFLKTLLLYNTVLVLISGIFLAGPQTVLAPMRTSTSARFTGKELLTGMGYFTDSVMFYGYYTNSVLSCQSTFGGCGSGGSYLASSYNIPLAYFTTTGIAFFVTCLFLVYSVSRSSCWNSATCKSQHSVAAKVFCCWDFKIFKKTSVRLQSESICMQLKVIRLVQVPQKSLLLYHWQSNKFSQIFCRKVLSTWLQQHLSILTLSFFKSHLLFKSNELQPKDTCNNTGAGVLKTLLRKGLHMLVWVMFMGSAVACLVFVHNFSEPTMVIHKDEDLPKEWATLMVVPITVSVVSMLLPIFFSILAYLEWYDSPSWCTYVTIFRNLLLKVMMLGLLCYYWLGKIAKSPKSLGLQCWESFVGQELYRLLMMDFLLTVVKTLFGEFLWRLITQGLLRRKPEFDIPQNMLELIYGQTLIWLGLLFSPLLPAAQIVKLLMIFYIKKASLMRNYQVSQTPWKDKKMTSFFLSVLCFPFFSGALVYVIYAMSTLKPSGACGPFRNLVTMSQSLNQWIERLKITNPGLSWAYMYLVKKPLFLFSSIFLVIIYFHTQVVDGQRKIISLLEEQIENEGKDKKFLICKIQALHKQTRPHPACSGRCRSGKDAVDDI is encoded by the exons ATGCATCGCAATGTGTGCTTTGACCTGGATCTTCACAGCGCTGAGGCCGCAGCAGG AAGTCCCGTGGATGAGGGTGTGGTCGACCATTTGTTACTGTCCCCAATGGAAGACCAAAGCAGCAGTCAGAAGACCAGCTTGGAGGCCCTTGAAATGGAGGGCCTTTCAACAGGTGGCAGAG CAGGGGACCCAAAGGACATGAGGAAAAAGCCAAGCAGTCAAGGCTGTCAAAGTGGGCAGGGCAGGCATGGCAAGAGGCAGAATGAGAGTGGTTGGTCCAGGGCCACCCTGCAAGTGCTCTCCTCCATGCCCAGCCACACCATCA GCCGCAGCCAAAGTGCGatcttttcattttacttcaACCGCCTGCATATCCGCCGCCATCGCCAAAGTCTGTCCACCACACGAAACCTCTCCTGCTCCTTCCAGATCAACCGGAATGCCGGGCCTGATTCAGAGCAAG AGGAGAGGGAAAGGCTGGCAATAAACCTACAGAGACTGTCCACTGGTGACCGCGTGCGTCTGCTGCGGAAAATGCCCCTCAGCTTGGCTGAGAAGTGTAAGCTCAG GAAAGGGACAGGTAACCAGAGATGCACCCAGTCCATTTCTGTTAGCAACATGTCTCTGTGCAGCAGCATCAAGTATTACAGTGTCATG GCCGTGCAGGTAATCTGGTACAGCTGGCTGTCTTTTTTGAAGTCCCTCCACCTATGGCAGGGAGTACAGAAGAATGTGAGTGGGCGCTTTGGAACAGGTGTTCTCTCCTACTTCATCTTTCTCAAGACCCTCCTGCTCTACAATACCGTCCTCGTCCTCATCAGCGGCATCTTCCTTGCTGGCCCCCAGACGGTCCTTGCTCCTATGCGCACAAGCACTAGTGCCAGGTTCACAGGCAAGGAGCTGCTCACAGGGATG GGCTATTTTACAGACTCAGTGATGTTTTATGGCTACTACACCAACtctgtgctgagctgtcaatCAACATTCGGTGGCTGTGGTTCGGGTGGTAGTTATCTGGCTTCATCCTACAACATCCCTCTGGCTTATTTCACGACCACTGGCATAGCCTTTTTTGTCACCTGTCTTTTTCTGGTGTATAG CGTGTCCAGATCCTCTTGTTGGAATTCTGCCACATGCAAATCCCAACACAGTGTGGCTGCAAAGGTGTTCTGCTGCTGGGACTTCAAGATCTTCAAGAAGACATCGGTAAGACTGCAATCGGAGAGCATCTGCATGCAGCTGAAGGTAATTCGCCTGGTTCAGGTCCCACAAAAgtcactgctgttgtaccattggCAAAG CAACAAGTTCTCTCAGATCTTCTGTAGAAAGGTCCTCAGCACATGGTTGCAGCAGCACCTCAGCATCCTCACCCTTAGCtttttcaaatcccacctccttttCAAGAGCAAC GAGCTGCAGCCCAAAGACACCTGCAATAACACTGGTGCAGGTGTGCTGAAGACGTTGCTACGGAAAGGACTGCATATGCTGGTGTGGGTTATGTTCATGGGCAGCGCAGTGGCCTGCTTAGTCTTCGTCCACAATTTCTCAGAGCCTACGATGGTGATTCATAAG GATGAGGATTTGCCAAAGGAGTGGGCCACTTTGATGGTTGTGCCCATCACTGTGTCTGTCGTAAGCATGCTGCTGCCCATCTTCTTCAGCATTCTGGCCTATTTGGAGTGGTACGACTCTCCCAGTTGGTGTACGTATGTCACCATCTTTAG GAATTTGCTCCTGAAAGTGATGATGCTGGGACTGCTGTGCTACTACTGGCTGGGAAAAATAGCCAAATCCCCAAAGAGCCTCGGGTTACAG TGTTGGGAGAGCTTCGTTGGCCAGGAGTTGTATCGCTTGCTGATGATGGACTTCCTGCTCACTGTAGTGAAAACGCTGTTTGGCGAATTCCTCTGGAG GCTGATAACACAGGGGCTGCTGAGGAGAAAGCCAGAATTTGACATCCCCCAGAACATGCTGGAGCTCATATACGGGCAAACTCTCATCTG GCTGGGTCTTCTGTTCTCACCATTACTTCCTGCAGCCCAAATCGTCAAGCTGCTCATGATTTTCTACATTAAAAAG GCCAGCTTGATGAGGAACTACCAAGTTTCCCAGACACCCTGGAAGGACAAGAAGAtgacttctttctttctctcagtgcTGTGTTTCCCCTTCTTCTCGGGGGCTCTTGTATATGTCATCTATGCCATGTCGAC CCTGAAGCCTTCAGGAGCCTGTGGGCCATTTAGGAACCTGGTCACCATGTCTCAGTCATTAAACCAATGGATCGAAAGGCTGAAGATCACCAACCCTGGGCTCAGTTGGGCCTACATGTACCTGGTGAAAAAACCCCTCTTCCTCTTCAGCAGCATTTTCTT AGTTATAATTTACTTTCACACACAAGTAGTAGATGGTCAAAGGAAGATTATCAGCCTTTTAGAGGAGCAGATTGAAAAT GAGGGGAAGGACAAAAAGTTCCTCATCTGTAAGATACAAGCCTTACACAAACAGACACGGCCACATCCTGCCTGCAGTGGGAGATGCAGAAGCGGCAAG GATGCAGTGGATGACATCTAA